A window of Hirschia baltica ATCC 49814 contains these coding sequences:
- a CDS encoding glycosyltransferase — protein MQKPQKFFIVTPVLDDWESLDKLIEDISAQPELAPHDIRILAVDDGSSAYERPNPERLVGPIKEIVVAHLRANQSHQRAIALGMAYVKEHYSEFSVLVMDSDGEDRPEEVAQLVERAADKPNSIIVARRRKRSEGTQFRAGYWVYKLLFSLLTGKDISFGNFSFIPQSKIDNVIYNSNIWNNFAATILRSRVPIEFVETDRGTRYFGESRMNVTSLMVHGLSAIAVFSDIVISRLIIALTGMFVLFSFGILAVIAAKFAVDYYNIPGLFLPGYATNIILALVNILVSSLFIGLLMILNLLTTRSQATALPSQLMVELIGKVETITLSEKAN, from the coding sequence ATGCAGAAGCCACAAAAATTCTTTATCGTCACACCTGTACTGGATGATTGGGAATCTCTTGATAAACTGATTGAAGATATTAGTGCACAGCCTGAGCTTGCGCCGCACGATATTCGGATTCTGGCCGTGGATGATGGATCCAGTGCCTATGAGCGGCCAAACCCTGAACGTTTAGTTGGTCCCATTAAGGAAATCGTTGTTGCTCACCTTAGAGCAAACCAAAGCCATCAACGGGCGATCGCCTTAGGCATGGCGTATGTCAAAGAACATTATAGTGAATTTAGCGTTTTGGTTATGGATAGTGATGGTGAAGACCGTCCCGAAGAAGTCGCACAACTTGTTGAGCGCGCTGCGGATAAACCAAATTCTATTATCGTTGCTCGTAGACGCAAACGTTCAGAAGGGACGCAATTTAGAGCGGGGTATTGGGTTTATAAGCTCTTGTTTTCTTTGTTGACTGGGAAAGATATCTCGTTTGGGAATTTTTCATTCATTCCGCAGTCGAAAATTGATAATGTCATTTATAATTCAAACATCTGGAATAATTTTGCCGCGACAATTTTGAGAAGTCGCGTCCCCATCGAGTTTGTCGAAACAGATCGTGGAACGCGGTATTTTGGGGAATCGCGTATGAATGTGACATCATTGATGGTGCATGGTCTCAGTGCCATTGCTGTTTTCAGTGATATTGTTATTAGCCGTCTTATCATAGCTTTGACGGGTATGTTTGTTCTATTTTCTTTTGGAATATTGGCAGTAATCGCAGCTAAGTTTGCAGTCGATTATTACAATATCCCAGGTCTATTTCTGCCTGGTTATGCGACGAATATTATTCTCGCCCTCGTCAACATTTTAGTCAGCTCACTATTTATCGGATTGTTGATGATACTGAACCTTCTAACAACGAGAAGTCAGGCAACAGCATTACCAAGTCAGCTGATGGTTGAGCTTATTGGCAAAGTTGAAACAATTACGCTTAGTGAAAAAGCAAATTAG